A window of the Kosakonia radicincitans DSM 16656 genome harbors these coding sequences:
- the yjeJ gene encoding YjeJ family protein, producing MNMLKGINTGVINSADGVPVIALKVIDSTDSEQLLLLPPNQLQEVMFALFSCYRSLHRLYQQSPDQIREQVNAHSQTLSTHVPAIFLDEVQSTSAERCVTNFVLKQRQDRINFLFLLQNGENLLLVLDYTQIEYVLSLLTNTIQNAGNEQLMALCLTMNDFIPFYVTTFNKDENKGIDYNQFSAPDWKSEIFDTFHSILFIQPDGTIACGAIIKAEPAFPTGRIEFIAKILLHNNKIFVPYKNHTMSIDHTRLDIPAGDESMETLLRAHIEHRTTKQG from the coding sequence ATGAATATGTTAAAGGGAATAAACACGGGAGTTATCAACTCGGCAGATGGTGTACCTGTAATTGCGCTGAAAGTGATTGATTCTACCGATAGCGAGCAGTTACTTTTACTGCCACCTAATCAGTTGCAGGAGGTGATGTTTGCTCTGTTTAGCTGTTACCGCTCTTTGCATCGGCTCTACCAACAATCGCCAGACCAGATTCGTGAGCAGGTGAACGCTCACTCACAAACATTGAGCACCCATGTTCCGGCAATTTTTCTCGATGAGGTACAAAGCACCAGTGCTGAACGTTGCGTAACGAATTTTGTGCTCAAGCAGCGGCAGGACAGAATTAATTTCTTATTTTTATTACAGAATGGTGAAAATCTGTTACTGGTCTTAGACTATACGCAAATAGAATATGTTCTCAGTCTGCTGACAAACACTATCCAGAATGCGGGTAACGAGCAATTAATGGCACTGTGTTTGACTATGAATGACTTTATCCCGTTTTATGTCACCACCTTTAATAAGGATGAAAATAAAGGGATCGATTACAATCAATTTTCGGCGCCAGACTGGAAATCAGAGATTTTCGACACATTTCATTCCATTTTATTTATCCAGCCTGATGGCACAATTGCCTGTGGCGCGATCATTAAAGCAGAACCTGCATTTCCGACAGGTCGTATTGAGTTCATTGCAAAAATTTTATTGCATAATAATAAAATTTTCGTGCCGTATAAGAATCACACTATGAGTATCGATCATACCCGACTGGATATACCTGCGGGCGATGAGAGTATGGAAACGCTATTACGCGCGCATATAGAGCATCGGACAACGAAGCAGGGATAA
- a CDS encoding peptidase domain-containing ABC transporter, translating into MNKAIIDTIFKRINFSIRNKVPVIIQSEAAECGNACLSMICGYYGKNIDLFNFRNRYGSPAQGATLTDLNQVAQTTGLKTRALSLDMDEIKELRLPCVLHWSLNHFVVLVAIKGKRFVINDPAMGRRVIHQKEMSENFSGIALEAWPDSHFTQEKQRSRLNLLDLMCNIVGLKSALSKIFMLSIVIEAVNLLMPMGTQLVTDHVITAHDNNLLLVICAGLLFFTLFKTAVSMIRAWVSLKLNTLTDIQWKTSFFDHLLSLPLAFFEKRNLGDIQSRFSSLDTIRATFTNNIVMGTIDSIMTVGVLIMMSLYGGWLVWVVLGFTVCYAAMRIITYKFYRTISEELIVKRARSGSHFMETLYGIATIKSLNLKNRRSQHWLNTNIDVSNASLRQTRFDMLFGGINTFINSVDQVVILWLGALMVMDNTMTIGMFMAFNAYRGQFAQRASSLIDLAMQFKMLSLHNERISEIIFSKPEAESPPRKVFEDSAGVPLQVQNLSYQYDKLTRPVFSNVNITVAAGESVALTGASGIGKTTLLKVMSGLLTPDQGDIFVGDFDVKKIGVNNYRACTACVLQEDRLFSGSIADNISGFEDNADRQLIIECAIKCNIHEEIMRMPMGYETIIGELGSGISGGQKQRLLIARALYQKPNILFMDEATSHLDANNERMINNAIESLNITRIIVAHRPSTIACADRVIDLSKISSL; encoded by the coding sequence ATGAATAAAGCCATTATTGATACTATATTTAAAAGAATCAATTTCTCCATTAGAAATAAAGTACCCGTTATTATTCAGTCTGAAGCGGCAGAGTGCGGCAATGCTTGTTTATCCATGATCTGCGGTTACTACGGTAAAAACATCGATCTCTTTAATTTTCGCAATCGCTATGGTTCGCCCGCGCAAGGGGCAACGTTAACCGATCTTAACCAGGTTGCGCAGACGACAGGGTTGAAAACACGCGCCCTCTCACTCGACATGGATGAAATAAAAGAGCTACGCCTTCCTTGTGTCCTGCACTGGTCATTGAATCACTTTGTGGTACTGGTCGCGATAAAAGGCAAACGTTTCGTGATTAACGACCCGGCAATGGGTCGGCGCGTTATTCATCAGAAAGAGATGTCTGAGAATTTCAGCGGCATCGCCCTCGAAGCGTGGCCCGACAGCCATTTTACACAGGAAAAACAGCGCTCGCGGCTCAACTTACTGGATTTAATGTGCAATATTGTTGGCCTGAAATCGGCGCTGAGTAAAATCTTTATGCTTTCCATTGTCATTGAGGCGGTCAACCTTCTCATGCCAATGGGCACGCAGCTGGTCACCGACCACGTTATCACCGCCCATGACAACAACCTGCTGCTGGTGATCTGCGCCGGGCTGCTGTTTTTTACCCTATTCAAGACCGCAGTCAGCATGATAAGGGCATGGGTATCTCTGAAGCTGAATACGCTAACCGATATACAGTGGAAGACCAGCTTTTTTGATCATCTGTTGAGTTTGCCGCTCGCCTTTTTTGAAAAGCGCAATCTGGGCGATATCCAGTCACGATTTTCTTCTCTGGATACCATCCGCGCCACCTTCACAAATAACATTGTGATGGGAACAATCGACTCCATTATGACCGTGGGCGTACTGATTATGATGAGTCTGTACGGTGGCTGGTTGGTCTGGGTCGTGCTCGGCTTTACCGTGTGTTACGCGGCAATGCGTATTATCACTTACAAATTTTACCGTACGATCAGCGAAGAGCTGATCGTTAAACGCGCGCGTTCGGGTTCCCATTTTATGGAGACGCTGTACGGTATTGCGACCATAAAATCACTGAACCTTAAAAACCGCCGTTCTCAGCACTGGCTCAATACCAATATCGACGTCAGCAACGCCAGCCTGAGGCAGACGCGCTTTGATATGTTATTCGGCGGTATCAATACTTTTATCAACTCTGTCGATCAGGTAGTTATTCTGTGGCTTGGCGCATTGATGGTAATGGATAACACCATGACCATCGGTATGTTTATGGCGTTTAACGCCTATCGTGGCCAGTTTGCCCAGCGCGCCTCGTCGCTTATTGACCTGGCAATGCAGTTCAAGATGCTATCGCTGCATAACGAGCGTATTTCAGAAATTATCTTCAGCAAACCGGAAGCGGAATCACCGCCGCGGAAAGTTTTCGAGGACAGCGCTGGCGTCCCGCTGCAGGTGCAGAATTTGTCGTATCAATATGACAAATTGACCAGGCCGGTGTTTTCCAATGTGAATATTACCGTTGCCGCGGGCGAATCCGTGGCATTAACGGGTGCCTCCGGAATTGGTAAAACCACTCTGCTGAAAGTGATGTCCGGCCTGCTTACACCCGATCAGGGAGATATTTTCGTCGGTGATTTTGACGTCAAAAAAATCGGTGTAAATAATTACCGCGCTTGTACTGCCTGTGTATTGCAGGAAGATCGCCTTTTTTCAGGTTCTATTGCCGATAATATTTCCGGCTTTGAAGATAATGCCGATCGGCAACTGATTATTGAATGTGCCATAAAGTGCAATATCCATGAAGAGATCATGCGCATGCCAATGGGTTACGAGACGATTATCGGTGAATTAGGCAGTGGCATCTCTGGTGGTCAGAAACAACGTTTATTGATCGCTCGTGCACTTTATCAGAAACCTAATATTTTATTTATGGATGAGGCCACCAGCCATCTTGATGCAAATAATGAAAGAATGATTAACAACGCGATTGAGTCATTAAATATTACGCGCATTATTGTGGCTCACCGTCCGTCTACTATTGCCTGTGCAGACAGGGTTATTGATCTTTCCAAAATATCATCGCTATAA
- a CDS encoding HlyD family secretion protein, with translation MGQKLFRQEAVDHQRSYWKGKVILFKGVSPFIISACCIAFMAILIVMLCFFKFTQRIDVVGEVITLPHPLNISSPQMGFISQQFIQVGDTVKKGDMLFELDVSKSTNAGNVSDTNISMIKAKIANAEEIINKLKVNKDDFIATTKRQIQRYERSLAETDGLLTTAKQGLTKMEGALQNYNQYLKKGLINKDQYNNQHSLYVQQQNAFQSLSTQKMQLELQLTQSRSDITVKSAELDNQIASQYNQLSDFQSQLIETNANGKILVKSTIAGRVESIAVTPGQMVDAGSSLAQIKQLTDIKYYLLLWLPDNSLPYVKIGDTVNIRYDAFPSDKFGQFSGKIKSISSIPATRRELSEYSAGQTNTNSQLTLYKAIIDIKENEFIYKNKKLALSNGLKAKSIVFMEERPFYQWLFSPAYKVAQSLTGPKNE, from the coding sequence ATGGGCCAGAAATTATTCAGACAAGAAGCCGTCGATCACCAACGAAGTTACTGGAAAGGCAAGGTCATTTTATTTAAAGGCGTATCACCTTTTATTATTTCAGCGTGCTGCATCGCTTTTATGGCAATTCTTATCGTCATGCTTTGCTTCTTTAAATTCACACAACGCATCGATGTTGTAGGTGAAGTGATTACCCTCCCCCATCCATTAAATATTTCATCACCTCAGATGGGTTTTATATCTCAACAATTTATTCAGGTTGGTGATACGGTTAAAAAAGGCGATATGCTTTTTGAACTGGATGTATCTAAAAGCACCAATGCGGGTAATGTATCCGATACGAATATTTCGATGATAAAGGCTAAAATTGCCAATGCCGAAGAAATCATCAATAAACTGAAAGTGAACAAAGATGATTTTATCGCTACAACAAAACGGCAAATCCAGCGTTATGAGCGTTCACTTGCGGAAACTGATGGGCTGCTAACTACGGCGAAGCAGGGTTTAACGAAAATGGAGGGCGCGCTTCAGAACTATAATCAGTACCTGAAGAAAGGGCTCATTAACAAAGATCAGTACAATAACCAGCATTCACTTTATGTGCAGCAGCAGAATGCCTTTCAGTCATTATCGACGCAGAAAATGCAGCTTGAACTACAACTCACCCAGTCGCGCAGTGATATTACGGTTAAATCTGCAGAACTGGATAACCAGATTGCATCGCAATATAACCAGCTGAGTGATTTCCAATCTCAGCTCATTGAAACGAATGCTAATGGAAAAATTCTGGTAAAATCGACCATTGCTGGCAGAGTGGAGTCCATTGCTGTTACTCCTGGCCAAATGGTTGATGCAGGAAGCAGTCTGGCCCAGATCAAACAATTAACAGATATTAAGTACTACTTATTATTATGGCTTCCCGATAACAGCCTGCCTTATGTGAAAATCGGCGACACTGTGAATATCCGCTATGATGCATTCCCTTCAGATAAATTTGGACAGTTCTCTGGAAAGATAAAATCAATATCATCCATACCGGCAACACGGCGAGAACTGTCTGAATATAGCGCAGGCCAGACCAACACCAATTCACAGCTTACACTTTACAAAGCAATAATAGATATCAAAGAAAATGAATTTATTTATAAAAATAAAAAACTAGCATTATCAAATGGCCTGAAAGCCAAAAGTATTGTCTTCATGGAAGAAAGACCATTTTATCAGTGGCTGTTCTCGCCCGCGTATAAAGTTGCACAGAGTTTGACAGGGCCAAAAAATGAATAA
- a CDS encoding fimbrial protein, protein MKRYIFITSVVMLSLFHSASSWAVGCRAIASGMGVEGNKLEYRLNSPLIAIDPNAPIGEILWTRNIDTSGRKWSCNSTAQRPYISSMGPAYSTIIGSNTRGNIYSTGVEGLGIQISDLYQPNRVVPNKAWPTAPQTSDWTSNSYTRIDFIKVGKIGSGSMPNGPVATYSMDGVTVMTVSAYSSTLKFKSCTIDGSYNRTINLGKLNLRDINPTSKDVPFTLTLTCQADSVPAYVQFDALHGSSGDGLLNIDSNVANPATGVAVEIVDAYSHVPLKFAKETKYHLNNETEIYISLAARYKKISSMITPGQANAGMTITINER, encoded by the coding sequence ATGAAGAGATATATTTTTATCACATCCGTAGTGATGTTATCACTATTCCATTCTGCTTCGTCCTGGGCTGTTGGATGTCGAGCCATAGCTTCTGGCATGGGAGTGGAAGGTAATAAGCTCGAGTACCGTCTGAATAGTCCATTAATTGCCATTGATCCTAATGCCCCCATAGGGGAAATATTATGGACCCGCAATATAGATACTTCGGGAAGGAAATGGAGTTGCAATTCCACTGCGCAACGCCCCTATATTTCATCAATGGGCCCGGCATACTCGACGATTATTGGTAGCAATACAAGAGGGAATATTTATTCGACGGGTGTAGAGGGGCTTGGTATTCAGATCAGCGATCTCTACCAACCTAACAGAGTTGTTCCCAATAAAGCCTGGCCTACAGCACCACAAACCTCAGACTGGACAAGTAACAGTTACACGCGCATTGACTTTATTAAAGTTGGTAAGATTGGCTCCGGAAGTATGCCCAATGGTCCTGTAGCAACATATTCGATGGACGGGGTAACTGTTATGACAGTTTCTGCCTACAGTTCAACATTAAAATTTAAAAGTTGCACTATTGATGGCAGCTATAATCGCACGATTAACCTGGGAAAACTTAATTTGCGTGATATAAATCCAACATCTAAAGATGTTCCTTTTACATTAACACTCACCTGCCAGGCGGATTCTGTTCCTGCATATGTCCAGTTTGATGCGCTCCATGGCAGCAGCGGTGATGGTCTATTAAACATCGATTCAAACGTTGCCAATCCGGCGACAGGTGTTGCAGTAGAGATTGTTGATGCCTATAGCCACGTACCATTAAAATTTGCAAAAGAAACTAAATATCACTTGAACAACGAAACAGAAATTTATATCTCACTCGCTGCAAGGTACAAAAAAATCTCATCCATGATTACACCAGGCCAGGCTAATGCAGGGATGACTATTACAATTAACGAGCGTTAG
- a CDS encoding fimbria/pilus outer membrane usher protein: MFFSDCVAAKSFFNPEFLKNSDQQNEVGDLSYFDMGLRQIPGTYRVDIWLNGKAIETSDVEFRAQKDETSDAIELSPCLNLQKLISLGLNENYIKQNAWLAKDPQRCDILSLIPEATAQYDTEHQRLNLSIPQAALVRKNLNIVPPEQFDQGIPAFLLNYKFLASQTSSRQTSARQDSYHLNLRPGLNIGAWRLRHYSTWSRTTDNYRNNDSWDNIYTYAQRDIIPLRSSLVLGQSTSPGDIFDSVGFTGMQLATDETMSPENVTGYAPIIRGIAKSNAKIVIRQNGYQIYETYVSPGAFEIDDLYQTNSNGDLQVTVQESDGSQQIFTVPYASLPIMRREGSLKYSLTSGVYRTYDNSIAKTPFTQANASYGLPFNATLYGGIQAASKYQALATGIGKNMGKIGAVSVDVTQAWSKKQDTDKSDGQSWRIRYSKNVTQTGTNFAIAGYRYSTSGFYTLADVLNTYRDDHRRYQMYRVRNRTEMNINQNIGDRLGYVSVGGVVEDYWDNNRQNRSISTSYSNSWNNISYSLNYSYVRSIQNRGHFEKTYNDQIISLTVSLPFDQWLHTNHSLYAFNNMNIARPGEASFMAGLAGTALEENNLNWSIQQGYGNKSNASGNLDLSWQGTYGELVSSYGYSQQSRRFSYGASGGMVVHERGLTLSQSLGESVALVEAPGAAGTSVSNHTGVKTDFRGYTVVPYVTPYRLNDIVLNSETLPDNMELNSNTATVVPTRGAVVRSSFAGKVGIKGFIRLLDRSGKILPFGATVTLQDAENNESNFVGEDGQVYLTGLSEQGSLLAKWGNEANKQCKASYDFRDTPTPPTGIQQVEAICQ; encoded by the coding sequence ATTTTTTTTTCAGATTGTGTCGCAGCCAAAAGCTTCTTCAACCCTGAATTTTTAAAAAATAGCGATCAGCAAAATGAAGTCGGCGACCTCTCTTATTTTGACATGGGATTGCGCCAGATCCCTGGTACCTACCGTGTTGACATTTGGTTAAATGGTAAAGCAATTGAAACAAGTGACGTTGAATTCAGGGCCCAGAAAGATGAAACAAGCGATGCTATTGAGCTGTCTCCTTGCCTTAATCTGCAAAAATTGATTTCATTAGGTTTAAATGAAAATTACATCAAGCAGAATGCATGGCTGGCAAAAGACCCTCAGCGTTGTGATATTCTTTCACTTATTCCAGAAGCTACGGCACAGTATGATACGGAACACCAACGTCTTAATTTAAGCATACCTCAAGCCGCATTAGTCCGTAAAAACCTGAATATTGTTCCTCCTGAACAATTTGATCAGGGGATTCCGGCATTTCTGCTAAATTATAAATTTCTGGCCAGCCAGACAAGTTCCAGGCAAACCTCTGCCAGACAGGATAGTTACCATCTGAACCTGCGGCCAGGTCTGAATATTGGAGCATGGCGTTTACGTCATTATTCTACCTGGTCAAGAACAACCGATAATTATCGAAATAATGATTCGTGGGATAACATTTATACCTACGCGCAGCGCGATATTATTCCGTTACGTAGCTCTCTCGTTTTAGGACAGAGTACGTCACCCGGGGATATTTTCGACAGCGTTGGTTTTACGGGTATGCAACTGGCAACAGACGAGACAATGTCTCCCGAAAACGTTACTGGCTATGCTCCAATCATCCGGGGTATTGCTAAAAGTAATGCCAAAATTGTTATTCGACAAAACGGTTACCAGATTTATGAAACTTATGTTTCTCCTGGTGCATTTGAAATTGATGATTTGTACCAAACGAACTCTAATGGCGATTTACAAGTTACCGTCCAGGAGTCCGATGGTAGTCAGCAAATCTTCACGGTGCCTTACGCCTCGCTACCCATCATGCGCCGGGAAGGCAGTCTCAAGTACAGCCTGACCTCTGGTGTTTATCGCACCTATGACAACAGTATTGCTAAAACGCCCTTTACACAGGCCAACGCCAGCTATGGTCTACCGTTTAATGCCACCCTCTACGGCGGGATTCAGGCTGCGTCGAAATATCAGGCTCTGGCTACCGGTATTGGGAAAAATATGGGAAAAATTGGCGCAGTATCAGTTGACGTGACGCAGGCGTGGTCAAAAAAACAGGATACCGATAAAAGTGATGGCCAATCCTGGCGTATTCGCTATAGCAAAAATGTTACCCAGACAGGTACTAATTTCGCTATTGCGGGTTATCGATACTCAACCTCTGGTTTCTATACGCTCGCTGATGTGCTGAATACGTACCGCGATGATCACCGCAGATATCAGATGTATCGTGTCAGAAACCGCACCGAAATGAATATCAACCAGAACATTGGCGATCGCCTTGGCTACGTTTCCGTAGGCGGGGTCGTTGAAGATTACTGGGATAATAACCGGCAAAACAGATCGATCAGTACCAGCTACAGCAATAGCTGGAACAACATTAGCTACAGCCTGAACTATAGCTACGTGCGATCCATACAGAACAGAGGGCATTTCGAGAAAACGTACAATGATCAGATAATTAGCCTGACGGTTAGTCTTCCTTTCGATCAGTGGCTGCACACAAATCATAGTCTCTATGCCTTTAATAACATGAATATCGCCAGGCCTGGTGAGGCCTCGTTTATGGCTGGTCTGGCCGGTACCGCGCTTGAAGAGAATAACCTCAACTGGAGCATCCAGCAGGGCTATGGGAATAAATCGAATGCCAGCGGCAACCTCGATCTCTCCTGGCAGGGAACGTATGGCGAACTGGTTTCCTCTTATGGTTACAGCCAGCAGTCACGCCGCTTCAGCTATGGCGCTTCAGGGGGAATGGTTGTCCATGAACGCGGCCTGACGTTAAGCCAGTCGCTTGGGGAAAGCGTGGCTCTGGTTGAAGCACCGGGAGCGGCGGGAACCAGTGTGTCAAATCATACCGGCGTGAAGACAGATTTCCGGGGTTATACCGTGGTGCCGTATGTTACCCCGTATCGCCTGAACGATATTGTACTTAACAGCGAGACGCTTCCCGATAACATGGAACTGAACAGCAACACTGCAACGGTTGTACCGACGCGCGGGGCGGTTGTGCGTTCAAGTTTTGCCGGAAAAGTGGGGATAAAAGGATTCATCAGATTACTGGACCGTTCAGGAAAAATTCTCCCCTTCGGTGCGACAGTAACGCTACAGGATGCAGAAAATAACGAGTCCAACTTCGTGGGTGAAGATGGGCAAGTCTATTTAACTGGTCTGAGCGAACAAGGTTCTCTTCTCGCGAAATGGGGCAATGAAGCCAATAAACAGTGCAAAGCTTCTTACGACTTCCGTGACACCCCTACGCCACCAACTGGCATCCAGCAAGTTGAGGCTATCTGCCAGTAA
- a CDS encoding fimbrial biogenesis chaperone: MLKISAYALSLIFCCASAQAGVVLGGTRIIYEEGKKEVSIDIENKGSVPYLIQSWVENQDGVKTGDFLVTPPLFRLDGDKKNALRIFKLVKELPVDRESLFFLNAKSIPGGMPDSNTLQIAIRNRLKLIYRPTALKKETPENRTEELIWSRTGNKLKVTNPGPYYQNFMFIKINDKDIELKDKNYAAPFTDTWFDIGAINGNQISWKIINDYGSAGPLHRKNL; encoded by the coding sequence ATGCTCAAAATATCTGCATATGCACTTTCCCTTATTTTTTGCTGCGCTTCGGCACAGGCTGGCGTGGTGCTTGGCGGTACGCGCATCATTTATGAAGAAGGGAAAAAAGAAGTCTCCATCGACATCGAAAATAAAGGGTCAGTGCCTTATCTCATTCAATCCTGGGTTGAAAATCAGGATGGAGTGAAAACCGGTGATTTTTTAGTAACTCCGCCATTATTTCGCCTTGACGGTGATAAAAAAAATGCGTTACGTATTTTTAAACTGGTAAAAGAACTCCCAGTCGACCGGGAATCGCTCTTTTTCCTTAACGCAAAATCTATTCCAGGCGGCATGCCGGACAGCAACACGTTGCAGATTGCAATCCGCAATCGTTTAAAACTTATTTATCGCCCTACAGCTTTGAAAAAAGAAACACCAGAGAACCGAACTGAGGAATTAATCTGGAGCAGAACGGGTAATAAATTAAAAGTCACAAATCCTGGTCCGTATTATCAGAATTTCATGTTTATCAAAATCAATGATAAAGACATTGAGCTGAAAGATAAAAACTATGCAGCCCCTTTTACAGATACCTGGTTTGATATTGGTGCCATCAATGGTAATCAAATTAGCTGGAAAATCATAAATGATTATGGTTCGGCTGGCCCTCTCCACAGGAAAAACTTATAG
- a CDS encoding fimbrial protein yields the protein MKNLKTTALASFVVLALSSISSVSAADGTINFTGEITDAGCNTSVNGSSATTGDVDMGKVVKTSFKGVGSTVDGSASSTGFTIEMDDCPSTITSVTFKFDGQNENGDDTVLALTAGANSATGVGIQLYDKDRNVIQLAKASAPYTITNTGAGSTNSLPFYAKYIQTQNTVTTGPANSVATFTVNY from the coding sequence ATGAAAAATCTGAAAACTACCGCACTGGCATCATTTGTTGTACTGGCATTATCTTCTATTTCTTCTGTAAGTGCAGCTGACGGTACAATTAACTTTACCGGTGAAATTACCGATGCAGGTTGCAACACTTCCGTTAACGGTTCAAGCGCTACGACTGGCGACGTTGATATGGGTAAAGTTGTAAAAACTTCCTTTAAAGGCGTTGGTTCAACTGTTGACGGTTCTGCAAGCAGCACTGGCTTCACCATCGAAATGGATGACTGCCCGTCTACCATAACGTCTGTAACCTTCAAGTTTGATGGTCAGAACGAAAATGGCGACGACACTGTACTTGCTCTGACCGCAGGCGCTAATTCCGCTACCGGCGTTGGCATCCAGTTGTACGATAAAGATCGTAATGTTATCCAGCTGGCTAAAGCTTCCGCACCGTACACCATTACCAACACTGGCGCAGGCAGCACCAACTCCCTGCCGTTCTACGCCAAATACATCCAGACTCAAAATACGGTAACCACCGGTCCGGCTAACTCTGTTGCGACCTTTACCGTTAACTACTAA
- a CDS encoding ABC transporter permease: MNKLKLIYERVMAIIVKELFELRRDKVSLLMIFAIPLINLCIIGFSVNTDPKFVRTALIDHDVSSFSRTLVTGMTNTDYFAIQRVTSEQEADKLFREGAVQLVVIIPAGFSRDLIAARKPQLLVQTDASDPAATANATQALTTLLNDVFRHDTKNLPGLQKENIQLVDVVVHKLYNPEGITRLNIVPGLAGVILSMILILMTSLSIIREREKDSIMHIINSPVTAWEIMLGKVFPYFCVGLLQAAFIVMMAVYVMDVPIMGSFISLALLLTIFIILCLAIGVIFSTVTKSQLQVMQLASFYFLLSTMLSGFMNTFYGMPFWSQLLGSVLPLTYFLRLVRGIILKGYALNEMSPDFMSLLFLTVFLSLLCCILFHRVVKKL; this comes from the coding sequence ATGAATAAATTAAAATTGATATACGAGCGCGTCATGGCAATTATCGTGAAAGAGCTCTTCGAGCTACGCCGCGATAAGGTCAGCTTGCTGATGATCTTTGCGATTCCGTTAATCAACCTCTGTATTATTGGTTTTTCGGTAAATACTGACCCTAAATTTGTACGCACCGCGCTGATCGATCACGACGTCTCTTCCTTCAGCCGTACGCTGGTAACCGGGATGACCAATACGGATTATTTTGCCATCCAGCGGGTTACCAGTGAGCAAGAGGCCGATAAGCTATTTCGTGAAGGTGCAGTGCAGTTGGTCGTCATTATTCCAGCCGGGTTTTCCAGAGATCTCATCGCCGCCAGGAAGCCACAGCTGTTAGTCCAGACCGATGCCAGCGATCCCGCTGCCACAGCAAACGCTACACAGGCACTGACAACATTGCTTAACGATGTGTTCAGACACGATACGAAAAACTTACCGGGTCTGCAAAAAGAGAACATACAGTTGGTCGATGTTGTAGTGCATAAACTCTATAACCCGGAGGGAATAACCCGTCTAAATATTGTACCAGGGCTTGCGGGGGTCATACTCTCCATGATCCTGATTCTGATGACCAGTCTTTCCATCATTCGTGAAAGAGAGAAAGACTCCATCATGCACATCATCAATTCGCCAGTCACCGCATGGGAAATCATGCTGGGTAAGGTTTTCCCCTATTTTTGTGTTGGTCTGTTACAAGCTGCGTTTATCGTTATGATGGCGGTTTATGTCATGGATGTTCCGATCATGGGATCGTTTATTTCCCTGGCATTGCTGCTAACGATCTTCATCATTCTCTGTCTGGCAATCGGCGTCATATTTTCTACGGTCACGAAAAGTCAGCTCCAGGTGATGCAACTGGCTTCATTTTACTTTTTATTATCGACCATGCTTTCCGGTTTCATGAACACGTTCTATGGCATGCCTTTCTGGTCGCAACTGTTGGGTTCAGTGCTTCCGCTCACATATTTTTTACGCCTTGTCAGAGGGATTATACTGAAGGGTTACGCTCTGAATGAAATGTCACCTGATTTCATGTCGCTGTTATTTCTTACCGTATTCTTATCGTTACTCTGTTGCATTCTTTTTCATCGTGTGGTTAAAAAGCTCTAG